In one window of Rathayibacter caricis DSM 15933 DNA:
- a CDS encoding dienelactone hydrolase family protein: MTELVQIPSPGVALEYGRPGRPIVVVLHDVYGRLPWMEPFAEAVSKHGYHVLVPDLYDGWATLAPEDARDLAAMTAQDRAMAAIADAVRSGAAEGPQRSAIIGFGFGGRLGLLAAATGLVDAVVAYYATLGQEEHALVPCPTLLHYAQSDEWPEGDDPEAFVGRLKEAGTPVTAHTYPGTVRHFANGTLREAVDPSSAALAYARTVSFLNPQLIDY, translated from the coding sequence GTGACAGAGCTCGTCCAGATCCCGTCGCCGGGCGTCGCCCTCGAGTACGGGCGCCCCGGCCGCCCGATCGTCGTCGTGCTCCACGACGTGTACGGCCGGCTCCCGTGGATGGAGCCCTTCGCCGAGGCCGTCTCGAAGCACGGGTACCACGTGCTCGTCCCCGATCTCTACGACGGCTGGGCGACGCTCGCCCCGGAGGACGCCCGCGACCTCGCCGCGATGACCGCGCAGGACCGCGCGATGGCCGCGATCGCCGACGCGGTCCGCTCCGGAGCGGCCGAGGGCCCGCAGCGCAGCGCGATCATCGGATTCGGCTTCGGCGGACGGCTCGGCCTGCTCGCCGCCGCCACCGGGCTGGTCGACGCGGTCGTCGCGTACTACGCGACCCTCGGGCAGGAGGAGCACGCGCTCGTGCCGTGCCCGACGCTGCTCCACTACGCGCAGAGCGACGAGTGGCCCGAGGGCGACGACCCCGAGGCGTTCGTCGGCCGGCTGAAGGAGGCGGGGACGCCCGTCACGGCGCACACCTATCCGGGCACCGTCCGGCACTTCGCGAACGGGACCCTGCGCGAGGCCGTCGACCCCTCCTCCGCGGCGCTCGCCTACGCGCGGACGGTGTCGTTCCTCAATCCGCAGCTCATCGACTACTGA
- a CDS encoding heme oxygenase (biliverdin-producing) has translation MSNVIPFSQALRERVGQTGAADDEGAAFMTALMTGAGSRDDYIALVSQHYFVYEALEAVADRMGDDPVAAPFISAKLTRLPAIAEDLRFLIGEDWRERIRPLPSTAAYVERITTVASGWSGGFVAHHYTRYLGDLSGCSIVRTLLQRRFGFETNGVGFYLYGEIATPSAFRAVYREQLDAVDWDDAERDRVIAEVAEAYRLTTELFRDLARSRVAA, from the coding sequence GTGTCGAACGTGATCCCGTTCTCGCAGGCTCTCCGCGAGCGCGTCGGCCAGACCGGTGCCGCGGACGACGAGGGCGCCGCCTTCATGACCGCCCTGATGACCGGCGCCGGCAGCCGCGACGACTACATCGCGCTCGTCTCGCAGCACTACTTCGTCTACGAGGCGCTCGAGGCGGTGGCCGATCGCATGGGCGACGACCCGGTCGCGGCCCCCTTCATCTCGGCCAAGCTCACCCGACTGCCCGCGATCGCCGAGGACCTGCGGTTCCTGATCGGCGAGGACTGGCGCGAGCGCATCCGTCCGCTGCCCTCGACGGCGGCGTACGTCGAGCGCATCACGACCGTGGCCAGCGGATGGAGCGGTGGATTCGTCGCCCACCACTACACGCGCTACCTCGGCGATCTGTCGGGCTGCAGCATCGTGCGCACCCTGCTCCAGCGCCGCTTCGGCTTCGAGACCAACGGCGTCGGCTTCTACCTGTACGGCGAGATCGCGACGCCGTCGGCGTTCCGCGCCGTGTACCGCGAGCAGCTCGACGCGGTCGACTGGGACGACGCCGAGCGCGACCGGGTCATCGCCGAAGTGGCCGAGGCCTACCGGCTGACGACCGAGCTGTTCCGCGACCTCGCCCGCTCCCGCGTCGCCGCCTGA
- a CDS encoding ATP-dependent DNA helicase: MTQPTLSDEQQRVFDLIENTREHLFVTGRAGTGKSTLLNHLSWNTDKQIVICAPTGVAALNVGGQTIHSLFRLPIGVIADSDLDQPPELRKLLNTIDTLVIDEISMVNADLLDGIDRSLRQARQRRAEPFGGVQVVLFGDPFQLAPVPGDPEERAYFADRYRSLWFFDALVWQEAPLRIVELGRIHRQSDERFKWMLNAVRFGMVTKEIADVLNEAGARTPPTDGAITLATRNDTVNRINQTALARLKGPLKTATAEISGDFGGRTYPADQNLELKIGAHVMFLRNDAEQRWVNGTIGIVKKVAGTVWVEVDGEVHEVEPATWERYRYSYSAATKKLTREIVAEFAQFPLRLAWAVTIHKSQGKTYDSAVVDLGQRAFAPGQTYVALSRITSLEGLYLTRPLRPSDIIVDKDVLRFMSERRAEPAAVATAEGGAASA, from the coding sequence GTGACCCAGCCGACCCTCTCCGACGAGCAGCAGCGGGTGTTCGACCTCATCGAGAACACCCGCGAGCACCTGTTCGTCACCGGGCGGGCCGGCACCGGCAAGTCGACCCTGCTGAACCACCTGAGCTGGAACACCGACAAGCAGATCGTCATCTGCGCCCCCACCGGAGTCGCGGCGCTGAACGTGGGCGGCCAGACGATCCACTCGCTCTTCCGCCTGCCGATCGGCGTGATCGCCGACTCCGATCTCGACCAGCCGCCCGAGCTGCGCAAGCTCCTGAACACCATCGACACCCTCGTGATCGACGAGATCTCGATGGTCAACGCCGATCTGCTCGACGGCATCGACCGCAGCCTCCGCCAGGCGCGCCAGCGGCGGGCCGAGCCGTTCGGAGGCGTGCAGGTCGTCCTCTTCGGCGACCCGTTCCAGCTCGCCCCCGTCCCCGGCGACCCCGAGGAGCGCGCGTACTTCGCCGACCGCTACCGCTCGCTGTGGTTCTTCGACGCGCTGGTCTGGCAGGAGGCTCCGCTGCGCATCGTGGAGCTCGGCCGGATCCACCGTCAGAGCGACGAGCGCTTCAAGTGGATGCTCAACGCCGTCCGCTTCGGCATGGTCACGAAGGAGATCGCCGACGTCCTCAACGAGGCCGGCGCGCGCACCCCTCCGACGGACGGGGCGATCACCCTCGCGACCCGCAACGACACGGTGAACCGGATCAACCAGACGGCGCTCGCGCGCCTCAAGGGACCGCTCAAGACGGCGACCGCCGAGATCAGCGGCGACTTCGGCGGCCGAACCTACCCGGCCGATCAGAACCTCGAGCTCAAGATCGGCGCTCACGTGATGTTCCTCCGCAACGATGCGGAGCAGCGCTGGGTCAACGGCACGATCGGGATCGTGAAGAAGGTCGCCGGCACCGTCTGGGTCGAGGTCGACGGCGAGGTGCACGAGGTCGAGCCGGCCACCTGGGAGCGCTACCGCTACTCCTACTCGGCGGCGACCAAGAAGCTCACCCGCGAGATCGTGGCGGAGTTCGCCCAGTTCCCGCTCCGGCTCGCCTGGGCGGTCACCATCCACAAGTCGCAGGGCAAGACCTACGACTCGGCCGTGGTCGACCTCGGCCAGCGCGCGTTCGCCCCGGGGCAGACCTACGTCGCGCTCAGCCGCATCACGAGCCTCGAGGGCCTGTACCTCACGAGGCCGCTGAGGCCGAGCGACATCATCGTCGACAAGGACGTGCTGCGGTTCATGTCCGAGCGCCGGGCCGAGCCCGCCGCCGTCGCGACCGCCGAGGGCGGCGCGGCGTCGGCCTGA
- a CDS encoding DinB family protein: MPITPDTKDWTWAAERPCLECGFDASLVDASDVSHLIRENAAAWPYVLERDDAAGRPDDETWSPLEYAAHVRDVHRIYRTRLGLMLAGDDPLFPNWDQDVTAVEDRYSEQDPAVVGRELVEEAGLIADAFDGVTGAQWQYPGRRSDGAVFTVETMARYYLHDVQHHLHDVRG, from the coding sequence ATGCCGATCACCCCCGACACCAAGGACTGGACCTGGGCCGCCGAGCGCCCCTGCCTCGAGTGCGGCTTCGACGCCTCGCTCGTCGACGCGTCCGACGTCTCCCACCTCATCCGCGAGAACGCCGCCGCCTGGCCGTACGTCCTCGAGCGCGACGACGCCGCGGGCCGGCCCGACGACGAGACGTGGTCGCCCCTGGAGTACGCGGCGCACGTGCGCGACGTGCACCGCATCTACCGCACGCGCCTGGGCCTGATGCTCGCCGGCGACGACCCGCTGTTCCCCAACTGGGACCAGGACGTCACCGCCGTCGAGGACCGCTACTCCGAGCAGGATCCGGCCGTCGTCGGCCGCGAGCTCGTCGAGGAGGCGGGCCTGATCGCCGACGCCTTCGACGGCGTCACGGGCGCCCAGTGGCAGTACCCCGGCCGCCGCAGCGACGGAGCCGTCTTCACCGTCGAGACGATGGCGCGCTACTACCTGCACGACGTCCAGCACCACCTGCACGACGTCCGCGGCTGA
- the dcd gene encoding dCTP deaminase, translated as MLLSDRDIQTELSSGRVGLDPHDPAMIQPSSVDVRLDRFFRLFDNHRYPYIDPAEDQPDLTRLVETPQGEPFILHPGEFVLGSTYEAVTLPDDIAARLEGKSSLGRLGLLTHSTAGFIDPGFTGHVTLELSNVATLPITLWPGMKIGQMCFFRLSSPAEKPYGSAEYFSRYQGQRGPTASRSSLNFHRTDVYGD; from the coding sequence GTGCTGCTCTCCGATCGCGACATCCAGACCGAACTGTCCTCCGGCCGCGTCGGTCTCGATCCGCACGATCCGGCGATGATCCAGCCCTCGTCCGTCGACGTGCGCCTCGACCGCTTCTTCCGACTGTTCGACAACCACCGGTACCCCTACATCGATCCGGCCGAGGACCAGCCGGACCTCACGCGGCTGGTCGAGACCCCGCAGGGCGAGCCGTTCATCCTGCACCCGGGCGAGTTCGTGCTCGGATCGACGTACGAGGCGGTCACGCTGCCCGACGACATCGCGGCGCGGCTCGAGGGCAAGAGCTCGCTCGGGCGCCTGGGGCTGCTGACGCACTCGACGGCCGGGTTCATCGATCCGGGCTTCACCGGCCACGTCACGCTCGAGCTCAGCAACGTCGCGACGCTGCCGATCACGCTCTGGCCGGGGATGAAGATCGGCCAGATGTGCTTCTTCCGCCTCAGCTCTCCGGCCGAGAAGCCCTACGGATCCGCGGAGTATTTCTCGCGCTACCAGGGCCAGCGCGGCCCGACCGCGTCCCGCTCCTCCCTCAACTTCCACCGCACGGACGTCTACGGCGACTGA
- a CDS encoding serine hydrolase domain-containing protein — translation MFRGEPKVMVVRRKRRRVAALAVPALVLALVGCTQGAASVVPEAPPGPVSDDLAIALSGLVDEARGAAGATGAVAGVWSPWAGGWETALGVVGDADPTPLTTDAHVRLGTGGTEAMTCDVVVALAEEGRLDLDADISESLGSLPGIEGTTLRQLCAHTSGLADFRAALWPTVLQNPVREWPTMELISAAQVRAPVAPPGAAWSDSATGPLLAGLAASEATGRSVADLYREYVVPRYGLRSTVLPSARTLDLPTPAPRGYAAGLDLRTGAVQCEVRRDVGSASPSALGAAGGVVTDLEDLRRLASGLAASPSGDAVWSDPVPQGQGRAEWLLAGLGGHEAGPLRGFSGVAPGFVTAAYSDPVSGLTVAVSFNSSTAGADFAGNVARAMAAVAVEQGAASGAADLPVLPWTAEGERVAALTVHQRC, via the coding sequence ATGTTCCGGGGGGAGCCGAAGGTCATGGTCGTGCGTCGCAAGCGGAGACGGGTCGCGGCTCTCGCCGTTCCCGCACTGGTCCTGGCCCTCGTCGGCTGCACGCAGGGGGCCGCCTCGGTCGTCCCCGAGGCGCCGCCCGGTCCCGTGTCCGACGACCTCGCGATCGCGCTCTCCGGCCTCGTCGACGAGGCGCGCGGCGCGGCCGGAGCGACGGGGGCCGTCGCCGGGGTCTGGTCGCCCTGGGCGGGTGGCTGGGAGACGGCGCTCGGCGTCGTCGGGGACGCCGACCCCACTCCGCTGACCACCGACGCGCACGTGCGCCTGGGTACAGGAGGGACGGAGGCGATGACCTGCGACGTGGTCGTCGCGCTCGCCGAGGAGGGCCGCCTGGACCTCGACGCCGACATCTCCGAGTCGCTCGGCTCCCTGCCCGGCATCGAGGGCACGACCCTCCGCCAGCTCTGCGCGCACACCTCCGGACTCGCCGACTTCCGCGCCGCGCTCTGGCCGACCGTCCTGCAGAACCCGGTCAGGGAGTGGCCGACGATGGAGCTGATCTCGGCGGCCCAGGTGCGCGCGCCCGTGGCACCTCCGGGAGCCGCCTGGTCCGACTCCGCCACCGGGCCGCTGCTGGCGGGACTCGCGGCCTCGGAGGCGACCGGCCGCAGCGTCGCCGACCTCTACCGCGAGTACGTCGTGCCGCGGTACGGCCTGCGCAGCACGGTGCTGCCCTCGGCGCGGACGCTCGATCTGCCCACTCCGGCGCCGCGCGGGTACGCGGCCGGCCTCGACCTCCGCACCGGAGCCGTGCAGTGCGAGGTGCGCCGCGACGTCGGCTCGGCGTCGCCGTCGGCGCTCGGTGCCGCGGGCGGAGTCGTGACCGACCTCGAGGATCTCCGCCGGCTCGCGAGCGGCCTCGCCGCCTCGCCCTCCGGCGACGCCGTGTGGTCCGACCCGGTCCCGCAGGGTCAGGGCCGCGCTGAGTGGCTCCTCGCCGGCCTGGGCGGGCACGAAGCCGGCCCGCTCCGGGGCTTCTCCGGCGTGGCGCCCGGATTCGTGACCGCCGCCTACTCCGACCCGGTGTCGGGACTGACGGTCGCCGTGTCGTTCAACAGCTCCACCGCGGGGGCCGACTTCGCCGGGAACGTCGCGCGGGCGATGGCGGCCGTCGCCGTCGAGCAGGGCGCCGCGTCGGGAGCGGCGGACCTGCCCGTCCTGCCGTGGACGGCCGAGGGCGAGCGCGTCGCCGCGCTCACCGTGCACCAGCGCTGCTGA
- a CDS encoding DUF4383 domain-containing protein codes for MRRSPNRLLAVAFGAVYLVVGLLGFVVTGGVQFLATDGGLLLGIFEVNPMHNIAHLLIGGALLIAGLSTVAAAKTVNTVVGAAYLLLGIVGFFVVNTSLNVLALNTADHFLHLGSAIVLLGVGLGTEKSTRSRAATA; via the coding sequence ATGCGCAGATCACCCAACCGCCTGCTCGCCGTAGCCTTCGGAGCGGTCTACCTCGTCGTGGGGCTGCTCGGCTTCGTCGTGACGGGCGGCGTGCAGTTCCTCGCCACCGACGGAGGGCTGCTCCTCGGGATCTTCGAGGTGAATCCGATGCACAACATCGCCCACCTCCTGATCGGCGGAGCGCTGCTGATCGCCGGGCTCTCGACAGTCGCCGCCGCGAAGACCGTGAACACGGTCGTCGGAGCCGCGTACCTGCTCCTGGGCATCGTCGGCTTCTTCGTGGTGAACACGTCGCTGAACGTGCTCGCCCTCAACACGGCCGACCACTTCCTCCACCTCGGCAGCGCGATCGTGCTGCTGGGCGTCGGGCTGGGAACCGAGAAGTCGACCCGGTCGCGAGCGGCCACCGCCTGA
- the idi gene encoding isopentenyl-diphosphate Delta-isomerase has protein sequence MTSGGIALREDEIEQVVLLDETGGAIGVADKATVHDTETALHLAFSCHVFAPDGALLVTRRALGKRTWPGVWTNSFCGHPAPGERIEDAVVRRAERELGARLETLEVALPDFRYRAVDASGIVENEICPVYTATLSSREALSPRADEVMDYEWVDPEATLASVRAAPWAFSPWLVLQLPRLLG, from the coding sequence ATGACTTCGGGAGGAATCGCCTTGCGCGAGGACGAGATCGAGCAGGTCGTCCTGCTGGACGAGACGGGCGGCGCCATCGGCGTCGCCGACAAGGCGACGGTGCACGACACCGAGACGGCCCTGCACCTGGCGTTCTCCTGCCACGTGTTCGCACCGGACGGCGCCCTGCTCGTGACGCGCCGCGCGCTCGGCAAGCGCACGTGGCCCGGCGTCTGGACCAATTCCTTCTGCGGTCACCCCGCCCCCGGTGAGCGGATCGAGGACGCCGTCGTCCGCCGCGCCGAGCGCGAGCTCGGTGCCCGACTCGAGACGCTGGAGGTGGCGCTGCCGGACTTCCGCTACCGCGCGGTGGACGCCTCCGGGATCGTCGAGAACGAGATCTGCCCGGTGTACACCGCGACCCTGTCGAGCCGCGAGGCGCTCTCGCCGCGGGCCGACGAGGTCATGGACTACGAGTGGGTCGACCCGGAGGCCACGCTGGCCTCCGTGCGTGCGGCGCCGTGGGCGTTCTCGCCCTGGCTCGTGCTGCAGCTCCCCCGGCTCCTGGGCTGA